A region of Peromyscus maniculatus bairdii isolate BWxNUB_F1_BW_parent chromosome 7, HU_Pman_BW_mat_3.1, whole genome shotgun sequence DNA encodes the following proteins:
- the Mras gene encoding ras-related protein M-Ras isoform X1, whose protein sequence is MATSAVPSDNLPTYKLVVVGDGGVGKSALTIQFFQKIFVPDYDPTIEDSYLKHTEIDNQWAILDVLDTAGQEEFSAMREQYMRTGDGFLIVFSVTDKASFEHVDRFHQLILRVKDRESFPMILVANKVDLMHLRKITREQGKEMATKHNIPYIETSAKDPPLNVDKAFHDLVRVIRQQIPEKSQKKKKKTKWRGDRATGTHKLQCVIL, encoded by the exons ATGGCAACCAGCGCTGTTCCCAGTGACAACCTCCCCACCTATAAACTGGTAGTGGTGGGAGACGGAGGTGTGGGCAAGAGTGCCCTCACCATCCAGTTTTTCCAGAAGATCTTTGTGCCTGACTACGACCCCACCATTGAAGACTCGTACCTGAAGCATACAGAGATTGACAATCAGTGGGCCATTTTGGATG TTCTAGACACGGCTGGGCAGGAGGAGTTCAGCGCCATGCGGGAACAGTACATGCGCACTGGGGATGGCTTCCTCATCGTGTTCTCCGTCACCGACAAGGCCAGCTTCGAGCACGTGGACCGCTTCCACCAGCTCATTCTGCGTGTCAAGGACAG GGAGTCATTCCCAATGATCCTCGTGGCCAACAAGGTGGATTTGATGCATCTGAGGAAAATCACCAGGgagcaaggaaaagaaatggcGACCAAACAcaat ATCCCATATATAGAAACCAGTGCCAAGGACCCGCCTCTCAACGTGGACAAAGCCTTCCATGACCTCGTCAGAGTGATTAG GCAACAGATTCCAGAGAAaagccagaagaagaaaaagaaaacaaaatggcgAGGAGACCGGGCCACTGGCACTCACAAACTTCAGTGTGTGATCTTGTGA
- the Mras gene encoding ras-related protein M-Ras isoform X2, which translates to MATSAVPSDNLPTYKLVVVGDGGVGKSALTIQFFQKIFVPDYDPTIEDSYLKHTEIDNQWAILDVLDTAGQEEFSAMREQYMRTGDGFLIVFSVTDKASFEHVDRFHQLILRVKDRESFPMILVANKVDLMHLRKITREQGKEMATKHNVDPIYRNQCQGPASQRGQSLP; encoded by the exons ATGGCAACCAGCGCTGTTCCCAGTGACAACCTCCCCACCTATAAACTGGTAGTGGTGGGAGACGGAGGTGTGGGCAAGAGTGCCCTCACCATCCAGTTTTTCCAGAAGATCTTTGTGCCTGACTACGACCCCACCATTGAAGACTCGTACCTGAAGCATACAGAGATTGACAATCAGTGGGCCATTTTGGATG TTCTAGACACGGCTGGGCAGGAGGAGTTCAGCGCCATGCGGGAACAGTACATGCGCACTGGGGATGGCTTCCTCATCGTGTTCTCCGTCACCGACAAGGCCAGCTTCGAGCACGTGGACCGCTTCCACCAGCTCATTCTGCGTGTCAAGGACAG GGAGTCATTCCCAATGATCCTCGTGGCCAACAAGGTGGATTTGATGCATCTGAGGAAAATCACCAGGgagcaaggaaaagaaatggcGACCAAACAcaatgtag ATCCCATATATAGAAACCAGTGCCAAGGACCCGCCTCTCAACGTGGACAAAGCCTTCCATGA